From Toxorhynchites rutilus septentrionalis strain SRP chromosome 2, ASM2978413v1, whole genome shotgun sequence, a single genomic window includes:
- the LOC129765628 gene encoding uncharacterized protein LOC129765628: protein MEEQQHMEQNAGINAPGFIPQQNGHPTQQQQQQQQHHHGMPSHFSPPQGPTFQQPVSTDAIIVQILQQLRQQQAVTNQLLQRQQESSQYQQGFMQQQELLLRNAMSSIQVNVPPNPEVILDSLAANIKEFLYDPENHSTFAAWYARYEDLFAKDAARIDDGAKVRLLLRRLGTNEHYRYISFILPSVPKDFTFADTISKLKALFGSRESAVKKRYSALTVTKTYLEDYVTYGCRVNKMCVEFELSKLSEEQFKCLIFVCGLKLECDAETRTRLLTRIEDNSDVTLESLMEECQRLINLKSDAAMIEGVGGQVHAIKRNPAYRNLTRRQHSSEQTKNHPQRNFHGSSGPKTPCWNCGAMHYSKYCKFRNQRCTECKQLGNKEGYCSSAKRSSKKPSQRNEKHYTNTITLSVDCVRGKRRYVWIKINGVSTRLQLDTASDITIISEEVWRNIGEPKGKSTMQKAKSATGERLPLLLEFDCEVSLNESTCSGQIYVSRPRLTSWESTS from the coding sequence ATGGAGGAACAGCAGCACATGGAGCAAAATGCGGGAATCAATGCACCCGGTTTCATTCCTCAACAAAATGGACACCCaacacagcagcagcagcaacaacaacaacatcatcATGGGATGCCATCACACTTTTCACCTCCACAAGGACCAACCTTCCAGCAGCCTGTTTCTACCGATGCAATCATCGTGCAAATTCTACAACAACTAAGACAGCAACAAGCTGTCACAAACCAACTTCTTCAGCGACAACAAGAATCGAGCCAGTATCAGCAAGGGTTCATGCAACAACAAGAACTTTTATTGCGGAACGCCATGTCATCAATTCAAGTAAACGTTCCCCCGAATCCAGAGGTTATTTTAGATTCACTAGCAGCGAACATAAAGGAATTTCTATATGATCCCGAAAATCACAGTACTTTCGCCGCTTGGTATGCCAGGTATGAGGATCTTTTTGCAAAAGATGCTGCGCGAATAGACGATGGAGCTAAAGTCAGGTTACTTCTACGGCGGCTAGGAACAAACGAACATTACAGATACATCAGTTTTATTCTGCCGAGTGTACCGAAAGACTTTACGTTTGCAGATACGATAAGCAAATTGAAAGCACTATTTGGAAGCAGAGAATCAGCAGTCAAGAAGCGATATTCTGCTCTTACAGTCACAAAAACATACCTCGAAGATTACGTTACCTACGGTTGTCGAGTAAATAAAATGTGTGTGGAGTTCGAGCTTTCGAAATTATCGGAAGAGCAATTTAAATGCCTGATCTTCGTGTGCGGGTTAAAATTAGAGTGCGATGCAGAAACAAGAACAAGATTGTTAACCAGAATAGAGGATAATAGTGATGTCACATTAGAGTCTTTAATGGAAGAATGTCAGCGACTAATCAATTTGAAAAGTGATGCAGCAATGATAGAAGGCGTAGGAGGTCAAGTTCATGCAATCAAAAGAAATCCAGCGTATCGAAATCTAACAAGGCGACAGCACTCCAGTGAACAAACTAAAAATCATCCCCAACGCAATTTCCATGGATCATCTGGTCCCAAAACTCCGTGTTGGAACTGCGGAGCGATGCATTACTCCAAGTATTGTAAATTTCGGAACCAGCGATGTACAGAATGCAAGCAGCTGGGGAATAAGGAAGGGTATTGTTCTAGCGCGAAACGATCTTCGAAGAAACCAAGTCAACGGAACGAGAAACACTATACCAACACCATCACATTATCCGTCGACTGCGTTCGAGGTAAACGTCGTTATGTGTGGATAAAAATTAACGGAGTATCAACGCGTCTACAATTAGACACTGCATCGGACATAACAATTATATCCGAGGAAGTTTGGCGGAATATTGGCGAACCAAAAGGGAAATCAACAATGCAAAAAGCCAAGTCAGCAACAGGTGAGCGGTTACCTCTCCTATTGGAATTCGATTGTGAAGTCAGCCTCAACGAATCAACATGTAGCGGTCAAATATATGTCTCCAGACCCCGCTTAACCTCCTGGGAATCGACATCATAG
- the LOC129765629 gene encoding uncharacterized protein K02A2.6-like has product MLATVDDELHRLEQLKIISAVDYSEWAAPIVVVRKASGRIRICGDYSTGLNHCLQSHQYPLPLPEDIFSKFSNCDIFSQIDLTDAFLQMEVEESSRKLLTINTHRGLYQYNRMPPRIKAAPGAFQQLIDTMLAGLPNCAGYLDDVIVGGKNTEEHHRNLYAVLHRIQEYGFTIRPEKCSFGQKQIRYLGHLLDRQGIRPDPGKIKAINNMPAPKDITGVRSFMGAINYYGKFVPNMRNLRFPLDNLLKSGSTFKWTAECQQALEKFKEILSSDLLLTHYDPKLEIIVSADASSIGIGATICHKFPDGSIKVIQHASRALTETEQRYSQPDREGLAIVYAVTKFHKFVFGRRFRLQTDHAPLLRIFGSKKGIPVYTANRLQRWALTLLSYDFALEYVSTDKFGNADVLSRLIDQHIKPDEDFVVACASLENDLRTVAMNTTSNLPLSFNMIKDETRKDSILYKLYRFIQNGWPKNRSDIKDWEMQRYFDRQDSLSIVNGCIMFSERLIIPKAFRKRCLTQLHKGHPGIQRMKSIARSYVYWPGIDEEITSYVKTCDSCALEARSPQKVAPESWPKTTLPWQRIHIDFAGPLEDTYYLIVVDAHSKWPEIYPTLKITTSETIRLLRSLFANKGMPETLVSDNGTQFSSVLFEQFCYENGINHLKTAPYHPQSNGQAERFVDIFKRAIKKMKGGDKDINQILDTFLLTYRTTPNPNVPSGKSPAEEMYKRPIRTSLDLLRVPSYSESPKIQHDLNTSRSFKSKDPVYAKVYASNKWRWATGTVMEKLGSVMYNVWVDDRKMIRSHINQLRRRSTAETTKKQQMDRSNLPLSILLDEWALPKSTLSTSNSTAGPSMEDEPQAQAQHMLHSIEPSSSPSNGSIPSDSSPSTSTDFQSAAESSPVVQIPRRSSRNRRPPQRFQLYHRY; this is encoded by the coding sequence ATGTTAGCTACGGTTGATGATGAGCTTCATCGATTGGAACAGTTGAAGATAATTTCGGCTGTTGACTATTCAGAGTGGGCTGCTCCGATTGTAGTGGTACGAAAAGCTAGCGGACGTATTCGAATATGTGGTGACTACTCCACAGGGTTAAACCACTGCCTTCAATCACATCAGTACCCTTTGCCGTTACCAGAGGATATTTTCTCAAAGTTCTCGAACTGCGATATCTTCAGTCAAATTGATTTGACGGATGCCTTTCTACAAATGGAAGTGGAGGAAAGCTCTCGGAAATTGTTAACAATAAACACTCATCGCGGGCTGTACCAATACAATAGAATGCCACCAAGGATCAAAGCAGCACCTGGGGCTTTCCAGCAGCTCATTGATACTATGCTAGCTGGATTACCAAACTGCGCAGGGTATTTAGACGATGTAATCGTTGGAGGAAAAAACACAGAGGAACATCATCGCAATTTATATGCGGTTCTGCACCGTATTCAAGAATACGGATTCACTATTCGTCCAGAAAAATGCTCGTTTGGGCAGAAACAAATTCGCTACCTAGGCCATCTTCTGGACAGACAAGGGATACGTCCAGATCCAGGAAAGATAAAAGCAATAAACAACAtgccagctcccaaagatatcaCCGGTGTTCGTTCATTCATGGGAGCCATAAATTATTATGGGAAATTCGTTCCCAATATGCGAAACCTACGTTTTCCATTGGATAATCTGCTTAAAAGCGGATCCACCTTCAAATGGACCGCGGAATGTCAACAAGCACtggaaaaatttaaagaaattttaTCATCGGATCTACTTTTGACACACTACGATCCCAAACTAGAAATTATAGTTTCGGCAGATGCATCTTCAATTGGTATAGGAGCGACTATTTGTCACAAATTTCCCGATGGCAGCATTAAGGTCATACAACATGCGTCGCGAGCACTCACAGAGACTGAGCAGAGATATTCACAACCCGATCGAGAAGGACTTGCAATTGTTTATGCGGTAACTAAGTTccacaaatttgtttttggAAGACGGTTCCGGCTCCAAACGGATCACGCCCCTCTGTTACGAATATTTGGATCAAAAAAAGGAATACCTGTTTACACAGCTAATCGGCTCCAGCGATGGGCACTAACTTTACTGTCATACGACTTTGCACTAGAGTACGTTTCAACTGATAAATTTGGCAATGCGGACGTGTTATCTCGTCTGATAGACCAACATATTAAACCTGATGAAGATTTCGTTGTAGCCTGTGCCAGTTTAGAAAATGACCTCAGAACAGTGGCAATGAATACCACTAGCAATTTACCCCTCAGTTTTAACATGATCAAAGATGAAACAAGAAAGGATTCGATACTTTATAAATTATACCGTTTCATACAGAATGGCTGGCCTAAAAATCGATCTGATATCAAAGACTGGGAAATGCAGCGATATTTCGATCGTCAAGACTCTCTATCAATAGTAAACGGGTGCATAATGTTCAGCGAAAGATTGATCATCCCAAAAGCATTCAGGAAGCGGTGTCTTACACAGCTCCACAAGGGTCATCCGGGTATACAACGGATGAAATCTATAGCGAGAAGCTACGTGTATTGGCCAGGCATAGATGAGGAGATAACCAGTTATGTAAAGACATGTGATAGCTGCGCGTTAGAAGCGCGATCACCACAAAAGGTGGCTCCAGAATCGTGGCCAAAAACTACATTACCATGGCAACGAATTCACATTGACTTTGCTGGTCCTCTTGAAGACACATATTATTTGATCGTGGTAGATGCTCATAGCAAATGGCCAGAAATATATCCTACGCTGAAGATCACAACAAGTGAAACAATCCGTTTGCTGCGCTCATTGTTTGCAAATAAAGGTATGCCAGAAACACTCGTGTCAGACAATGGAACACAGTTTTCCAGTGTACTTTTTGAACAGTtctgctatgaaaatggaaTCAATCATTTGAAAACAGCCCCATATCATCCACAATCGAACGGACAAGCCGAACGATTCGTGGACATTTTTAAGCgtgccataaaaaaaatgaagggaGGAGACAAAGATATTAATCAGATTCTAGACACTTTTCTCCTCACGTATCGCACGACACCAAATCCGAATGTACCAAGCGGGAAATCTCCCGCAGAAGAGATGTACAAAAGGCCAATAAGAACATCTCTCGACTTGTTACGAGTACCATCTTATTCCGAATCACCAAAAATTCAGCATGATCTCAACACATCAAGATCGTTTAAATCAAAAGATCCGGTCTACGCAAAAGTATACGCAAGCAATAAATGGAGATGGGCAACTGGTACTGTTATGGAAAAACTAGGCAGCGTTATGTATAATGTGTGGGTGGATGATAGAAAAATGATCCGTTCGCACATCAATCAACTTAGGAGACGATCAACAGCAGAAACGACCAAGAAACAACAAATGGATCGCTCCAACTTACCGCTGAGCATATTACTAGATGAGTGGGCCCTGCCGAAGTCTACCTTGAGTACGAGCAATTCTACAGCTGGGCCATCGATGGAAGACGAACcacaagctcaagctcagcaTATGTTACACTCCATAGAACCATCATCTTCGCCATCGAACGGATCCATACCGTCTGATTCTTCTCCATCTACCTCAACCGATTTCCAATCAGCAGCTGAATCTTCACCTGTGGTTCAGATTCCTCGACGCTCTTCGCGCAA
- the LOC129765626 gene encoding uncharacterized protein LOC129765626, whose product MYVAVFVCLSVKAVHVEIVPDLSSAACINAIKRFVARRGRLIELRCDNATAFVGADREMRELQNRYRQQFQTDKWDRYCLDSGITFNFIPARSPHFGGLWEAGVKSFKHHFRRIFGNSSYTIDELTTAATHIESILNSRPLTPLTDHPNDLSVLTPGHFLIGEPMFSILEPDESNVTITKTSRLQEMRCAVQNFWKCWSRDYLTRLHQRSKWRGATKNIKPGDVVLLKQPNFPPFAWPLGRIIEAVVGSDGLVRVVLVRTSRGLFKRAITEVSVLPIDTVEDVNEETRTSDEDQAANETQVVEDGTSKHRE is encoded by the coding sequence ATGTATGTCGCCGTGTTCGTTTGCCTGTCGGTGAAAGCGGTTCACGTCGAAATCGTCCCCGACTTGTCGTCCGCCGCATGCATTAACGCGATAAAACGGTTTGTTGCTCGACGTGGACGGTTAATCGAGCTCCGGTGCGACAATGCAACAGCTTTCGTCGGGGCCGATCGCGAGATGCGTGAACTTCAAAACCGTTACAGGCAGCAGTTCCAAACCGATAAATGGGATAGATACTGCCTCGACTCTGGAATCACCTTTAACTTTATCCCAGCTCGGTCACCACACTTCGGGGGGTTGTGGGAGGCTGGGGTTAAATCTTTCAAGCATCATTTTCGACggatttttggaaattcgtcATATACGATAGACGAGCTAACAACTGCTGCCACTCACATCGAAAGCATCCTCAACTCCCGGCCTCTCACTCCCCTTACAGACCACCCCAACGACCTCTCCGTATTGACGCCCGGCCATTTTCTCATAGGGGAACCGATGTTTTCCATTCTCGAGCCCGATGAGTCCAACGTCACTATAACCAAAACGTCTCGTTTGCAGGAAATGCGTTGTGCTGTTCAAAACTTCTGGAAATGCTGGTCCAGAGACTATCTGACCCGCTTACACCAGCGCTCGAAGTGGAGGGGCGCTACCAAGAACATCAAACCTGGTGACGTCGTTCTTCTCAAACAGCCCAACTTTCCTCCATTCGCATGGCCTCTTGGGAGGATCATCGAAGCTGTCGTCGGATCTGATGGATTGGTACGCGTTGTCCTTGTGCGAACCAGTCGTGGTCTCTTCAAGCGAGCAATCACAGAAGTGAGTGTGTTACCAATCGACACGGTGGAGGACGTCAACGAGGAAACCCGTACTAGCGACGAAGACCAAGCTGCCAATGAAACCCAGGTCGTCGAGGATGGCACATCGAAGCATCGAGAATAG
- the LOC129767587 gene encoding cytosolic Fe-S cluster assembly factor NUBP1 homolog, protein MSDKPTDAPEHCPGTQSADAGKVSACAGCPNQQICATGPKGPDPSIALVKEKLHEVRNKILVLSGKGGVGKSTVTALLSRAMAQLNPDQNYGVLDIDICGPSQPRVLGVQGEQVHQSGSGWSPVFVEDNLSLMSIGFLLGSPDDAIIWRGPKKNGMIRQFLTEVDWGQLDYLILDTPPGTSDEHLSATTFLKETDGSWGAVLVTTPQEVALLDVRKEFTFCKKMGIPVVGVVENMSVFVCPKCTTESDIFPARTGGAEKMCTEMEATYLGKLPLDPRLAKCCDEGKDFITEHSKSPTVVALHQIVVKVQDFFEK, encoded by the coding sequence ATGAGTGACAAGCCAACGGATGCGCCGGAGCACTGTCCGGGAACGCAGAGTGCCGACGCAGGTAAAGTGTCAGCCTGTGCGGGCTGTCCAAATCAGCAGATTTGCGCGACCGGACCAAAAGGTCCCGACCCTTCGATAGCACTTGTGAAGGAAAAGCTGCACGAAGTGCGCAATAAGATTCTGGTGCTCTCTGGAAAGGGTGGCGTGGGGAAAAGCACCGTCACAGCACTGCTAAGCCGAGCGATGGCTCAGCTCAATCCGGACCAGAACTATGGGGTGTTGGATATCGATATATGTGGACCCTCACAGCCTCGCGTTCTCGGAGTACAAGGTGAGCAGGTACATCAGTCTGGATCTGGCTGGTCCCCGGTATTCGTCGAGGACAACCTTAGTCTTATGTCAATTGGTTTCCTACTGGGAAGCCCAGATGATGCAATCATTTGGCGTGGACCAAAGAAGAATGGAATGATTCGTCAGTTTCTGACCGAGGTAGACTGGGGTCAGCTGGATTACTTGATACTGGACACACCGCCGGGTACATCGGACGAGCACTTGTCCGCGACCACCTTCCTCAAGGAAACGGACGGCAGCTGGGGTGCAGTGCTGGTCACCACACCGCAGGAAGTTGCACTGCTTGATGTACGCAAAGAGTTCACATTCTGCAAAAAGATGGGAATCCCCGTTGTGGGTGTGGTGGAGAATATGTCGGTGTTTGTATGCCCCAAGTGCACCACTGAATCGGACATATTCCCCGCGAGAACGGGTGGGGCGGAAAAAATGTGCACTGAAATGGAGGCGACTTATTTGGGGAAGTTGCCGTTAGATCCTCGCTTGGCAAAGTGCTGCGACGAGGGCAAGGATTTCATTACCGAGCATTCCAAGAGTCCGACCGTTGTTGCGCTGCATCAGATTGTGGTTAAagtgcaggacttttttgagaAGTGA
- the LOC129765627 gene encoding uncharacterized protein LOC129765627 — protein MSSNKKSFIRKSVQLKNLHRKRENLLGSALLIQKFNETFEATQVNQVPIRIERLDHLWDKFKDTEDDIEALEDQEDGFSETRQEFQNLYFELKASLVSKLPRPAAAHPSSPDLPPPSRSVPHTTQSISVKLPEIKIPEFGGKSDEWVEFRDLFKSLVHTNTQLSSVQKLHYLRSSLQGEASRLISSLAITADNYPVVWKTICDRYENRNFLVKQHMSAILKVPNVKRKSASALAELADEFNRHVSILDKLEAPEAHWNSFVVERLSSLLDDNSLMEWEGQCDENAVPQYKDLLSFILKRSRTLQMCKPNLSQPVTSSIKPNRGKSSSHVVSERVVKCPNCKQPHAISQCESFLNLSPKTRLDFVKKHQLCINCLRGGHLAKDCRSSLCRTCAKRHHSLLHLPPVTSVPSVVDEEASTSTTCIAVGSADNIVPHAGNLFPRSVAPSVVHSHNSPQANGSSSVVVSFPHSRAVNSPSLSSSVYPSESNEPLPSCSYDSTMLPNSIAKPRETMVFLSTALVRVQDANGIGHYARALLDSGSQSNFISESLCQKLGLKRTRINIPVSGIGQATVSVRYSVQVALASRFGKFVQDIDCLVLPKLTVSLPSCHVDISRWNIPRNLPLADPKFNISHGVDLIVGAELFFMLIESHQMILADNYPTLQKTLLGYVVCGKYSTNMVKTVACHVATEADLNVQLEKMWEVENFDVGKSLTPAEQDVENHFLQTVSRDTEGRYIVRLPFRESMAPLLGDAFDQAVRRLLLMVKRFVRDKDLQDAYVKFMDEYERLGHMEVGSRDAGPQYFLPHHAVHRPESSTTKTRIVYDASSKGTGALSLNDVLHTGPTVQPPLLSTVLNFRMPQRSRYLKIVWRRDPSLPLQVYQLKTVTYGLACSPYQAARVLIKLAEDEGQNYPLAVEIVRSRFYVDDVLAGSDSLEEATEICRQLRELLDLGGFSLRKWSSNNQAVLRHVPTDLWESAPQMELCRSTVTALGLLWSPQSDCFGFKVPQLADLRIVTKRIVVSETAQLFDPLGLLGSIVISARMFVQQLWAKNISWDEELSPKDSEWWMEFRKELGLLKQLDIPRRVLSNPDRNYQLHCFCDASEKGYGCCVYVVGPDGEEHLTSHLLVTKARVAPLRGLSVPRLELCAAVVGSQLVNKLRNETDFSGPVTFWTDSTVVLYWLRAPPSNWKVFTSNRIAEVQRLTKGSEWRHVPTEHNPADRISRGIRPSQLREDILWWYGPPFLKHPVTCWPETLPNSTPSRISEVNSEARQIVA, from the exons ATGAGTTCGAACAAAAAATCATTTATTCGGAAGTCTGTTCAACTGAAAAATCTGCATCGTAAACGGGAGAACTTACTTGGGTCTGCTTTACTTATCCAGAAGTTCAATGAAACGTTCGAGGCTACTCAAGTTAATCAAGTACCGATTCGTATTGAAAGGTTAGATCATTTGTGGGATAAATTCAAGGACACGGAGGATGATATTGAAGCGTTAGAGGATCAGGAGGACGGGTTCTCGGAGACTCGTCAGGAGTTTCAAAATTTATACTTTGAGCTGAAAGCATCTTTGGTTAGCAAGCTACCGCGCCCTGCTGCTGCACACCCATCTTCTCCCGATCTACCTCCACCATCTCGAAGTGTACCACATACTACCCAATCCATTTCAGTGAAGCTTCCAGAAATAAAAATCCCTGAATTCGGAGGCAAATCGGATGAATGGGTCGAGTTCCGTGATTTGTTTAAATCTCTGGTGCACACCAATACACAATTGTCGTCAGTTCAGAAGCTTCACTACTTGCGCAGCTCATTGCAAGGTGAAGCATCTCGTTTGATCTCGTCGTTGGCGATCACTGCAGATAATTACCCCGTCGTATGGAAAACGATCTGCGACCGGTATGAAAACAGAAATTTTCTCGTGAAGCAGCATATGTCAGCGATTTTGAAGGTTCCCAACGTAAAAAGGAAATCAGCTTCAGCCCTCGCCGAGTTGGCTGATGAGTTTAATCGACATGTGAGCATTTTAGACAAATTGGAAGCGCCCGAAGCGCATTGGAATTCATTCGTAGTGGAGCGATTGAGTAGTTTGCTCGACGATAATTCGTTGATGGAATGGGAAGGACAGTGTGACGAAAATGCCGTCCCACAGTATAAAGACCTGTTGAGCTTCATTTTGAAACGATCACGCACACTTCAGATGTGTAAGCCAAACTTAAGTCAACCAGTGACAAGTTCCATCAAGCCCAACCGTGGCAAATCTTCCTCTCACGTTGTTTCTGAGCGTGTGGTAAAGTGTCCCAACTGTAAACAGCCTCACGCAATCTCTCAGTGTGAGTCATTTTTGAATCTATCTCCGAAAACTCGATTGGACTTTGTCAAGAAGCATCAACTTTGCATTAACTGTCTGCGTGGAGGTCATTTGGCTAAAGACTGTCGCAGTAGCTTGTGTCGGACCTGTGCAAAGAGACACCACAGCTTACTACACCTTCCTCCCGTTACATCCGTTCCGAGCGTAGTAGACGAAGAGGCTTCTACATCCACTACTTGCATAGCAGTTGGTTCAGCAGATAACATCGTCCCACATGCGGGAAACTTGTTTCCGAGATCGGTAGCACCATCGGTGGTGCACTCACATAACTCACCACAGGCAAATGGGTCGTCGTCGGTAGTTGTATCGTTTCCGCATTCGCGCGCCGTTAATAGCCCCTCTCTCTCGTCGTCGGTTTATCCGTCTGAATCTAATGAACCACTTCCTTCTTGCTCTTACGATAGCACGATGTTGCCCAATTCGATAGCCAAACCTCGAGAAACAATGGTGTTTTTATCCACTGCGTTAGTACGAGTACAGGACGCCAATGGTATTGGCCACTATGCCAGAGCCTTGCTCGACAGTGGGTCGCAATCCAACTTCATATCGGAGTCATTATGTCAGAAGTTGGGATTGAAACGCACTCGCATCAATATACCCGTAAGCGGAATTGGTCAAGCAACAGTCAGTGTACGTTATAGTGTGCAGGTTGCTCTCGCTTCTCGATTCGGAAAATTCGTACAGGATATAGATTGTTTAGTGCTCCCGAAACTAACTGTGAGTCTTCCTAGTTGCCATGTTGATATCTCGCGGTGGAACATTCCACGAAATTTACCATTGGCGGACCCAAAGTTCAATATTAGCCATGGAGTGGATTTGATTGTTGGGGCCGAACTTTTCTTCATGCTGATAGAATCCCATCAAATGATTTTGGCTGATAATTATCCTACGTTGCAGAAAACTTTGCTTGGTTACGTCGTATGCGGCAAGTATTCAACAAACATGGTCAAGACGGTGGCATGCCATGTGGCCACTGAAGCTGATTTAAACGTTCAACTCGAGAAGATGTGGGAAGTAGAGAACTTTGACGTTGGCAAGTCTCTCACCCCAGCTGAACAGGATGTCGAAAACCACTTTCTGCAAACCGTGTCACGCGATACTGAGGGACGATACATTGTTCGCTTGCCCTTCCGGGAATCGATGGCTCCCCTGTTGGGTGACGCCTTCGACCAAGCAGTTCGACGTTTGCTGCTTATGGTGAAGCGGTTTGTTCGGGACAAGGATCTGCAAGACGCCTACGTAAAATTCATGGACGAGTACGAACGATTAGGGCACATGGAAGTTGGTTCACGCGACGCGGGCCCACAATATTTCCTTCCCCACCATGCTGTTCATCGTCCGGAAAGCAGTACAACAAAAACTCGAATTGTCTACGATGCTAGCAGCAAGGGAACCGGTGCTCTTTCCCTCAACGACGTCCTTCACACTGGTCCCACGGTCCAGCCACCACTGCTATCCACCGTGTTGAATTTCCGGATGCCGCA AAGATCGCGATATTTGAAGATCGTCTGGCGACGCGATCCCTCGTTGCCACTACAAGTGTACCAGCTGAAGACGGTGACCTATGGACTTGCGTGTTCACCGTACCAAGCCGCTCGAGTACTCATCAAGCTCGCCGAAGATGAGGGACAAAACTACCCGCTCGCTGTGGAAATTGTGAGGAGTCGTTTCTATGTTGACGATGTTCTCGCTGGGAGTGACAGCCTCGAAGAAGCCACCGAAATTTGTCGCCAACTACGGGAGCTACTCGATCTAGGAGGATTTTCGCTCAGAAAATGGAGTAGCAATAACCAAGCCGTCCTAAGACACGTCCCCACTGACCTGTGGGAAAGTGCGCCTCAGATGGAATTATGTCGTTCGACGGTGACTGCTCTAGGTCTTCTATGGAGTCCACAAAGCGATTGTTTCGGCTTTAAGGTCCCGCAACTAGCAGACTTGCGAATTGTGACCAAACGCATTGTTGTGTCTGAGACTGCTCAACTGTTTGACCCTCTAGGTCTGCTTGGCTCAATAGTGATTAGCGCTAGAATGTTCGTCCAACAACTTTGGGCCAAAAACATCTCATGGGACGAAGAACTTTCTCCAAAAGACAGTGAGTGGTGGATGGAATTTCGAAAAGAGCTGGGCCTCCTCAAACAGCTTGATATTCCTCGTCGTGTTCTATCAAATCCAGACCGCAACTACCAGCTCCACTGTTTTTGTGACGCCTCTGAAAAGGGCTATGGCTGCTGTGTTTATGTCGTTGGTCCTGATGGAGAGGAGCATCTTACCAGCCATCTTTTGGTTACCAAGGCTCGAGTTGCCCCATTGCGCGGATTGTCGGTGCCACGTCTCGAGCTCTGTGCAGCGGTGGTTGGAAGTCAATTGGTGAACAAATTACGAAATGAGACGGACTTCTCGGGACCAGTTACCTTTTGGACAGATTCGACAGTAGTGCTGTATTGGCTTCGTGCTCCGCCGTCCAATTGGAAAGTGTTTACCTCTAACCGTATCGCCGAGGTGCAACGACTCACCAAGGGTTCCGAATGGCGACATGTTCCAACGGAACACAACCCAGCTGATCGCATTTCACGTGGGATACGCCCTAGTCAATTAAGGGAAGATATCCTATGGTGGTATGGGCCACCATTTCTCAAGCATCCGGTTACCTGCTGGCCTGAAACACTGCCTAACTCTACGCCCTCTCGGATCTCGGAAGTAAATTCCGAAGCACGCCAAATTGTCGCATGA